DNA sequence from the Chrysiogenia bacterium genome:
GCGCCCGAGCCCTTCTTTCTGGATTCGTCCGCCCTTGTAGGTATGGGAACCACGAACGACGGCTTCGGCCAAGGAAACGAATGTGCCCTGACTGAGCGAGGGAATACCGGTTTCCTTCATGAAGTATCCGATATCCACGCGCGTTGCGCGAGCTCCCGCTTTCTCAAGTGCCAGCGCCGCGGCGCAGTGTCCGGGCGCGTAGTCATAGCCCATCGCCGATAGAAGGGCGCAGCCCTTCGATTCGGCTTCCTTGGAAGCATTCAAAAATACATCGGAGATGAACACCGGTTCGCCGGTGGAATCGATGTAGTGAGCACCAGCACGCAGGGCCGCATTGAGCGCATAGCGGCCATACCGCACGAACGGACCGACCGTTGCCACGAGTACGTCGCCCTTGTTCAGCACCCTGGCAAGAGAATCCACGTCGCTCGGGTCGACGACAGCATATTCCAGATCGCCCAGCGACGCGGCCAGTTCTTTGAGCTTGCCGGCGTTGCGTCCCGCTAACAGCGGTTTGTTCCCATTCTCAAGCAGCGCGTTCGCGGTGAGTTGACCGGTGTATCCGGTGGCTCCGTAGAGAACGATTTTTGCCATGCTCAGCGCGCTCCTGCCATGCGGGCGTGGCTTTCTTTAGATCGGCGCAAAAAC
Encoded proteins:
- a CDS encoding saccharopine dehydrogenase NADP-binding domain-containing protein — protein: MAKIVLYGATGYTGQLTANALLENGNKPLLAGRNAGKLKELAASLGDLEYAVVDPSDVDSLARVLNKGDVLVATVGPFVRYGRYALNAALRAGAHYIDSTGEPVFISDVFLNASKEAESKGCALLSAMGYDYAPGHCAAALALEKAGARATRVDIGYFMKETGIPSLSQGTFVSLAEAVVRGSHTYKGGRIQKEGLGRHVRRFFDGERKRWAMSVPGSEAFSLYRIYPELKEINGFNGWFGPLSIVFSAYLRLTALLLKLPLYGRFLEFLTGKLSSSGKGADTSSRSYIVACAHDANGKEVARASLEGINGYLYTGKMLAWAAQAIADGKLKKSGALGPIEAFGLGEFVEGNRLCGLNPDV